One Xiphophorus hellerii strain 12219 chromosome 1, Xiphophorus_hellerii-4.1, whole genome shotgun sequence DNA segment encodes these proteins:
- the ubxn10 gene encoding UBX domain-containing protein 10, producing MHLARPKSSKGRSRPAVDSLLHPGGSHIDPKAPNYHLRGKPDGTVRSLSEPELRQSRRWNREELLHLLPQEHDAFPKASLNKYQVLPSIPTRQSEERSPKNLDEMMVQLNLSGEVTKRKDGQLSMGARCEPSETARTPNSGSLLLAIRAPCGRRFEQYFDPTDTLRTVRASAEARFAATYRKAFIETMDVPRRTFTDMDMTLERCGILNRSVLCISYHFQHY from the coding sequence ATGCATTTAGCGAGACCAAAGTCTTCGAAAGGGAGGAGCAGACCCGCCGTTGACAGCTTGCTACATCCAGGTGGTTCACACATCGACCCGAAGGCCCCAAACTATCATCTCAGGGGCAAGCCGGACGGAACCGTCCGCTCCCTGTCCGAGCCTGAGCTTCGGCAGTCCCGGCGGTGGAACAGGGAGGAACTTCTGCACTTGCTACCGCAGGAGCATGATGCTTTTCCTAAAGCATCTCTAAACAAGTACCAAGTCCTTCCATCCATACCGACCAGGCAGTCCGAGGAGAGGTCGCCGAAGAACTTGGATGAAATGATGGTACAGCTCAATCTGTCTGGAGAAGTGACCAAAAGAAAAGATGGACAGCTCAGTATGGGAGCCCGGTGTGAACCCTCAGAAACAGCACGAACACCTAATTCAGGCAGTTTGCTTCTGGCTATAAGAGCGCCGTGCGGTCGGAGGTTTGAGCAGTACTTTGACCCCACAGACACCCTGCGGACGGTGAGAGCCAGCGCAGAGGCCCGGTTTGCTGCCACCTACAGAAAGGCTTTCATCGAGACCATGGATGTGCCACGCAGAACCTTTACAGACATGGACATGACCCTGGAGCGGTGTGGCATCCTGAACAGATCAGTGCTGTGCATCTCTTACCATTTCCAGCACTATTAA
- the ddx19a gene encoding ATP-dependent RNA helicase DDX19A has protein sequence MGFNRPSRIQENALPLMMAEPHQNLIAQSQSGTGKTAAFSLAMLSHVNPDNTWTQCLCVAPTYELALQIGQVIEQMGKFCPNVKLAYAIRGNRMERHVKLQEQIVIGTPGTILDWCTKYKLIDPQKITMFVLDEADVMIAMQGHRDQSIRIHRLLNKDCQMLLFSATFEDSVMKFAERVIPDPNIIRLKREEETLDTIKQFYVLCREKEDKFTALCNLYGCLTIAQAMIFCHTRKMAAWLASSLIKEGHQVALLSGEMAVEQRAAVIERFKNGKEKVLVTTNVCSRGIDVEQVSLVVNFDLPVDLEGNADNETYLHRIGRTGRFGRRGFAVNMVDSINSMEIIKQIEMHFNRKITKLDTSNLEEMEKMTI, from the exons ATGGGATTCAACAGACCGTCCAGGATCCAGGAGAATGCCTTGCCTCTGATGATGGCGGAACC ACATCAGAACCTGATTGCTCAGTCGCAGTCTGGCACTGGTAAGACTGCAGCTTTCTCTCTGGCCATGCTGAGTCATGTGAACCCTGACAATACCTGGACTCAG TGTCTTTGCGTTGCGCCAACGTACGAGCTCGCGTTGCAGATCGGCCAAGTGATCGAACAAATGGGCAAATTTTGTCCAAATGTGAAACTGGCCTACGCCATTCGAGGAAACAGAA tGGAGCGACATGTCAAGTTGCAAGAGCAGATTGTCATTGGAACCCCAGGCACCATCCTTGACTGGTGCACCAAGTACAAGCTTATTGACCCACAGAAGATCACAATGTTTGTGTTGGATGAAGCTGATGTGATGATCGCCATGCAGGGTCATCGGGACCAGAGCATCCGGATCCACAG GCTGCTCAACAAAGACTGTCAGATGCTGCTGTTCTCTGCAACGTTTGAGGACTCTGTAATGAAGTTTGCCGAGCGAGTGATTCCCGATCCTAATATAATCCGACTGAAACGAGAAGAGGAGACGCTGGACACAATCAAGCAGTTCTATGTGCTCTGCAGGGAGAAGGAGGACAAGTTCACAGCGCTCTGTAACCTGTATGGGTGTCTGACTATTGCACAGGCAATGATCTTCTGCCAC ACTCGGAAGATGGCTGCCTGGCTGGCCTCTAGCCTGATAAAGGAgggccaccaggtggcgctgctgaGCGGGGAAATGGCAGTGGAACAGAGAGCCGCTGTCATCGAACGCTTCAAAAACGGCAAAGAGAAAGTGCTTGTGACCACCAATGTGTGTTCCAGAG GTATTGATGTGGAGCAGGTGTCCCTTGTGGTGAATTTTGACCTCCCGGTGGATTTGGAAGGGAACGCCGACAACGAGACCTACCTGCACAGGATCGGCCGCACAGGACGCTTTGGCAGAAGAGGCTTTGCTGTCAACATGGTGGACAGCATAAACAGCATGGAAATCATTAAGCAAATTGAAATGCATTTCA acaggaaaattacaaaactcGACACCAGCAACCTTGAGGAAATGGAGAAGATGACAATTTAA